In the Fibrella aestuarina BUZ 2 genome, one interval contains:
- a CDS encoding ParA family protein: MSSKIITIHTSKGGMGKSTLTVILASYLAYVARQRVIVFDCDPPQHSITDLREEEVTGLALLTEAYQHVPTPELLHIAQPYTSANDQAAFERYRHNRQQELVDHYPIHALPSSALQELDMNRVREDFDYIFLDMGGQFNAGIIRALAETDVLLVPFTTQQVDVAASIQYVGAIIDYVQNRQLPNYLTIRCFWNKFKFTFGKRADALEAYLTSIFKNDAIPVTFLKTRLNDADAGFDRAKMLTTISSPVVVPAGRYVRRKEDTKPAEWREAQYLQDIVNLICEVDAITTQTTTY; encoded by the coding sequence ATGAGCAGCAAGATCATTACTATCCATACGTCCAAAGGCGGGATGGGAAAATCAACCCTAACCGTGATTCTGGCCTCCTATCTCGCGTATGTAGCCCGTCAGCGCGTGATTGTGTTTGACTGCGATCCGCCCCAACATTCTATCACGGATTTACGCGAAGAGGAAGTTACGGGTTTGGCATTGCTGACCGAAGCGTATCAGCACGTACCCACACCTGAACTGCTCCATATAGCACAGCCTTACACAAGCGCGAACGATCAGGCGGCTTTCGAGCGGTATCGGCATAATCGGCAACAGGAATTAGTTGACCACTATCCGATCCACGCCCTGCCCTCATCTGCTTTGCAGGAACTCGACATGAACCGGGTGCGGGAAGATTTCGATTACATTTTTCTGGATATGGGCGGGCAATTCAACGCAGGCATCATCCGGGCCTTAGCCGAGACCGACGTATTGCTCGTGCCGTTTACCACGCAACAGGTCGATGTGGCCGCATCTATTCAATACGTAGGGGCAATCATTGACTATGTACAGAATAGGCAGCTACCCAACTACCTAACGATTCGCTGCTTCTGGAACAAGTTCAAATTCACGTTCGGCAAACGGGCCGATGCCCTGGAAGCGTACCTAACCAGTATTTTTAAAAACGATGCGATCCCCGTAACGTTTCTGAAGACCCGCCTAAACGATGCTGATGCCGGTTTTGATCGGGCCAAGATGCTCACGACCATCTCCTCCCCGGTTGTGGTGCCTGCGGGCCGGTATGTTCGACGAAAGGAAGACACGAAACCTGCCGAGTGGCGGGAGGCCCAATACCTTCAGGACATAGTCAATCTGATCTGCGAGGTTGATGCAATCACAACCCAAACCACTACGTACTAA
- a CDS encoding plasmid mobilization protein gives MSEKTGRSEPAAGDQKTPETRSKGVYVRLTKTEEEQLKKLSQQSGVSVSTLLRTGVLGQLDRLPVFQKLPADVTAQLSKLDRLTTALWFISQRADADAIYAQDIRDIVYQVGAISQQVYKFCEQNKTRLSTITLLDGLIRDIQQEETTSIGNSTLLQILTQIRDSYETVYKS, from the coding sequence ATGAGTGAGAAAACAGGTAGAAGTGAACCAGCAGCAGGTGATCAAAAAACACCCGAAACCCGGTCGAAGGGTGTCTACGTGCGGCTTACGAAAACGGAAGAGGAACAGCTTAAAAAATTGAGCCAGCAATCGGGTGTGAGTGTGTCAACACTATTACGGACGGGTGTTTTGGGGCAGTTAGACCGCCTGCCCGTCTTCCAAAAGCTTCCTGCTGACGTGACCGCTCAATTGTCTAAGCTCGACCGGTTAACAACGGCTCTTTGGTTCATCAGCCAACGGGCCGACGCGGACGCAATCTATGCTCAAGATATTCGGGACATCGTGTATCAGGTAGGGGCAATCAGTCAGCAGGTGTATAAATTTTGCGAGCAGAACAAGACTCGCTTATCCACGATCACGCTGCTTGATGGTCTGATCCGCGACATTCAGCAAGAGGAGACAACATCAATTGGTAACTCAACGCTGCTCCAAA
- a CDS encoding Eco57I restriction-modification methylase domain-containing protein: MTRYPTPRTRQTNTRPVLVVTNQYSLFGQPGLVPPVRGQQKLQAATILTVDERIELKATPANALFYLSADSFTIPASNGAKLRANLAAIETLKRIEQEGRTATPDEQQILSLYTGWGGLSAVWKTDAFEQWQQAQANPTKELDESVNRWGNQYGRTRQRLTDLLTPAEQSAAEASTLNAFYTAPNVVTAMWQAIEGFGFTGGRILEPAAGIGYYIGLMPPALRERSAWVTVEKDRLSGHILQQLYPEVETHVCGLEETGGAAPQLQAASFDLVIGNVPFGGYTVYDRQHPELNAFAIHNYFIGRSAQLVKPGGIVALITSMGTLDAAGADFRRFLTVEADAELLGAIRLPSNTHEANAGTQVTTDVLFLRKRTVTARTFAAYPFERTVTIRAETNEEDTVSALAVNEYYHAHPEMMLGEMRFAHEVNKGGLYRADQPTLYQPQPADLPQLLAAALDQLPKGVYENGPASGNDQKTTQHTDERFADSITIRGKRYSQSLIIGQYERLKKAFDQLRKAEQEGRGEVETDNLRIELNQAYSLFTRYFGTLNRNRVLAFLEDYDPQFATVQALEIITRIDEGRSQTSKAGYAIAKADIFRQRVHPAHQHPQRVESLADGLRLSIGLYGWVNVEQMGDWMQQTHTEVRNALLVAELAYLNPASGRIEDRDTYLSGNVRKKLAQATEAARQDAQYAVNERALSAVLPATIPAPLISFRLGSVWIPTPIIEQFISQTLQTNCVTLRYNHRVGQYEVEGMGNVSSVQNRSLGTSRRTAMQLIEAALQGRTVVVTKTIIDAEGKERTVKDVEATSQAVQAQEALNDLFVDYVRDHHGPAIEPVYNELYNSHVHKTYYEPALKQYPGASPAIQLRLHQFRGVERIKEQDTLLAHAVGSGKSFTMITAAMELKRLGLAHKPMIVVQNSTLKDFARAWRTLYPAALIYVPQPADLEASNRKRFLQRLATNNFDGVLIPQSFLKLIPDDPASEEEFIQEEIARIAYAVAAAERQGRQKPMSVKRLNELKLRLANRRARQADRKKDEMLTFDQLGIDALFLDEAHRYKRLGFFTVRQNVKGIDAAGSEDALSALFKCRTVQARRGRVVLATGTPISNTMAESWTTLRFIAPDRLNKAMLSTFDQFAGAFGSVIQSFELTATGNFKAIERFAKFVNVQQLSELYRAHVDVVLNEDVIEFQRDATLPTLKDGQHTRIIIPQTEGVADELDSIKTTLRWFENLTGATKRDNSHVPLVCFGQARKATIDLRLLDANNPDEAGSKCNRVVTEVIRLYNQSTAYRGTQLIFADNYQSPSQKDWFDEEGLTQKGVRFNLFEDIRAKLIAQGVPADEIAIVPVEADKREPLFAKVRTGAVRVLLGTSERAGVGVNVQERLVAVHHMDAPNRPTDFEQRNGRLIRQGNLHAVWGIPVEILTYGVEKTLDATAYGRLAIKQKFINQVLKGHIADDQMADISADDDFSAMSFDQMMATLSGSQYALLYTTRQLELSRVQQARKNWQRGLMDAQYQVENAGRFVRHSTPLLNQLEEEAAELRACFGDPYTLTGVTINGVVYAEKWGEAVQHLIEQVKGLVKRRVEEARSIQINGLTLTLTGERSQELIGDFLPGQAVVRYSWGRSLSGVVGSSNGLFSSLKAAVARAYEAPANLRHELERARLIEQEFSRKLAQPFRQEAQLHQLEAEVADLKRRMETENEPEPAAELVA; encoded by the coding sequence ATGACGCGCTACCCAACGCCCCGCACTCGTCAGACCAATACCCGCCCGGTACTTGTTGTTACTAATCAATACAGCCTGTTTGGACAGCCGGGGTTAGTACCACCCGTAAGAGGACAACAAAAACTACAGGCCGCAACCATACTTACCGTTGACGAACGGATAGAACTAAAGGCAACACCAGCTAACGCGCTTTTCTATCTGTCGGCTGATTCGTTCACTATTCCGGCCAGCAACGGGGCCAAACTACGGGCGAACCTTGCCGCTATTGAGACACTAAAACGAATCGAGCAGGAGGGACGCACGGCCACACCCGACGAACAGCAAATCTTGTCGCTCTATACGGGTTGGGGTGGTTTGTCGGCAGTCTGGAAAACGGATGCATTTGAGCAGTGGCAACAAGCTCAGGCCAACCCGACAAAAGAGCTTGACGAATCAGTAAACCGTTGGGGCAATCAGTACGGGCGTACCCGGCAACGGCTCACCGACCTGTTGACCCCCGCCGAACAGTCAGCCGCCGAAGCCTCGACGCTCAACGCATTCTATACCGCCCCGAACGTCGTAACAGCCATGTGGCAGGCCATCGAAGGGTTTGGTTTTACGGGTGGCCGCATTCTGGAGCCAGCCGCAGGCATTGGCTATTACATTGGCCTGATGCCGCCAGCCTTGCGCGAACGGTCGGCGTGGGTCACGGTCGAGAAAGACCGGCTATCCGGCCACATCTTGCAACAGCTTTACCCGGAGGTTGAAACCCATGTTTGCGGATTGGAAGAGACCGGTGGGGCGGCCCCCCAATTACAGGCCGCAAGTTTTGACCTCGTGATTGGTAACGTACCCTTTGGTGGTTACACGGTGTACGACCGACAACACCCCGAACTAAACGCCTTTGCCATCCATAATTATTTCATCGGCAGGTCGGCGCAGTTAGTAAAACCCGGTGGCATTGTAGCCCTAATTACGTCAATGGGTACGCTCGACGCAGCCGGGGCCGACTTTCGGCGGTTCCTGACCGTTGAAGCCGACGCGGAACTATTGGGAGCCATCCGCCTACCCTCCAACACCCACGAAGCCAATGCCGGAACGCAGGTAACGACCGACGTACTGTTTTTGCGTAAAAGGACTGTCACGGCCCGAACCTTTGCCGCCTACCCGTTTGAACGTACCGTAACCATTCGGGCAGAGACGAACGAGGAGGACACGGTAAGCGCGTTGGCCGTGAACGAGTATTATCATGCCCACCCCGAAATGATGCTGGGTGAAATGCGGTTTGCCCACGAGGTAAACAAAGGCGGATTGTACCGGGCCGACCAGCCTACTTTATACCAGCCGCAGCCCGCCGACTTGCCGCAGCTATTGGCGGCAGCCCTTGACCAATTGCCGAAAGGCGTTTACGAGAATGGCCCGGCATCCGGTAACGACCAAAAAACCACACAACACACCGACGAACGGTTTGCTGATTCAATAACCATTCGGGGCAAGCGATACAGTCAGAGCCTTATTATCGGGCAGTACGAGCGGCTGAAAAAAGCATTTGACCAATTGCGAAAAGCGGAACAAGAGGGTAGGGGAGAGGTCGAAACCGACAACTTGCGTATCGAACTGAATCAGGCATATTCACTCTTTACGCGGTATTTTGGAACACTGAACCGTAACCGGGTTTTGGCTTTTTTGGAAGACTACGACCCGCAGTTTGCCACCGTACAGGCGTTAGAAATAATTACCCGAATTGATGAAGGCCGGAGCCAAACGAGTAAAGCAGGGTACGCGATTGCCAAGGCTGACATTTTCCGGCAGCGCGTTCATCCGGCTCACCAGCACCCGCAACGGGTCGAATCGTTGGCCGATGGGTTACGGCTGTCCATTGGCTTATACGGATGGGTGAATGTGGAGCAGATGGGCGACTGGATGCAGCAGACTCATACGGAGGTCCGTAACGCATTGTTAGTTGCTGAGTTAGCGTATCTGAATCCGGCATCGGGCCGAATTGAAGACCGCGATACGTACCTATCGGGTAATGTGCGGAAGAAGTTAGCGCAGGCCACCGAAGCCGCCCGGCAAGATGCACAGTACGCCGTGAATGAACGGGCGTTATCCGCCGTACTACCGGCCACCATACCCGCCCCCCTAATCTCGTTCCGATTGGGTTCGGTCTGGATTCCCACCCCAATTATTGAACAGTTCATCAGCCAAACGCTGCAAACCAATTGCGTAACGCTTCGCTATAACCACCGGGTAGGTCAGTACGAAGTTGAGGGCATGGGTAACGTCTCGTCGGTGCAAAACCGCTCGTTGGGTACGTCGCGCCGAACGGCCATGCAGTTAATTGAAGCCGCTTTGCAGGGCCGTACCGTCGTGGTAACAAAAACCATTATCGACGCGGAAGGAAAGGAGCGGACGGTTAAAGACGTAGAAGCGACCAGTCAGGCGGTACAGGCGCAGGAAGCCCTAAACGACCTGTTTGTTGATTATGTGCGCGACCACCACGGCCCGGCCATCGAACCCGTGTACAATGAGCTTTACAATAGCCACGTACATAAAACATACTACGAACCCGCTCTGAAACAGTACCCCGGCGCGTCGCCAGCCATTCAGCTACGGCTACACCAGTTCCGGGGCGTGGAGCGCATCAAAGAGCAGGACACCTTGTTAGCTCATGCTGTAGGGTCGGGTAAATCGTTCACCATGATAACCGCAGCAATGGAATTGAAACGGTTAGGGTTGGCGCACAAACCTATGATTGTGGTGCAGAACTCGACCCTGAAAGACTTTGCCCGTGCGTGGCGAACCTTATACCCCGCAGCCCTGATCTACGTACCCCAACCCGCCGACCTTGAAGCCAGCAACCGCAAACGATTCTTACAACGTCTTGCCACTAATAACTTTGACGGGGTGCTGATTCCGCAGAGTTTTCTAAAGCTCATCCCTGACGACCCGGCCAGCGAGGAAGAATTTATTCAGGAAGAAATAGCCCGGATTGCCTACGCCGTTGCCGCAGCCGAACGGCAGGGCCGACAGAAACCCATGAGCGTAAAACGGCTAAATGAATTGAAATTACGGTTAGCAAACCGTCGCGCCCGGCAGGCCGACCGGAAAAAAGACGAGATGCTTACGTTTGACCAGTTGGGTATTGACGCGCTGTTTTTAGACGAAGCCCACAGATACAAGCGACTTGGATTTTTCACCGTTCGGCAGAACGTGAAAGGCATCGACGCGGCAGGGTCGGAGGATGCACTAAGCGCATTGTTCAAGTGCCGCACGGTACAGGCACGGCGGGGCCGGGTGGTATTGGCGACGGGTACGCCCATCAGTAATACAATGGCCGAATCGTGGACTACCCTACGGTTTATTGCCCCCGACCGGCTAAATAAGGCCATGCTGTCCACGTTTGACCAGTTCGCCGGAGCATTCGGCAGCGTGATACAGTCGTTTGAATTGACCGCCACGGGCAACTTTAAGGCCATTGAACGCTTCGCAAAATTCGTAAACGTGCAGCAGCTTTCGGAGTTATACCGCGCTCATGTTGACGTAGTGCTGAACGAAGACGTTATTGAGTTCCAACGTGACGCGACGTTACCAACCCTTAAAGACGGGCAGCATACGCGCATTATCATTCCGCAAACGGAAGGCGTGGCCGACGAGTTGGACAGCATCAAGACAACCTTACGCTGGTTTGAAAATCTGACCGGAGCCACCAAGCGGGATAACTCGCACGTTCCGTTAGTGTGTTTCGGACAAGCCCGGAAAGCGACCATTGATTTACGCTTGCTTGATGCCAACAATCCCGACGAAGCTGGGTCTAAGTGTAACCGGGTGGTAACGGAGGTGATACGTCTTTACAACCAATCCACAGCGTACCGGGGAACACAGCTAATTTTTGCCGACAATTATCAAAGCCCCTCTCAAAAAGACTGGTTTGACGAAGAAGGTTTAACGCAAAAGGGAGTACGCTTTAACTTGTTCGAGGACATACGAGCTAAACTAATCGCGCAGGGTGTACCGGCTGATGAAATTGCGATTGTACCCGTCGAAGCTGACAAACGCGAACCGTTGTTTGCCAAAGTACGTACCGGCGCGGTTCGGGTGTTGTTGGGTACGTCGGAACGGGCAGGCGTTGGCGTGAATGTGCAGGAACGTTTAGTAGCTGTTCACCACATGGACGCACCTAACCGCCCGACTGATTTTGAGCAGCGTAACGGGCGACTCATCCGGCAGGGCAACTTACACGCCGTTTGGGGCATCCCGGTTGAAATCCTGACCTACGGCGTAGAAAAAACGCTCGACGCGACCGCCTACGGTCGGTTAGCGATTAAGCAAAAATTTATCAATCAGGTACTAAAAGGCCACATTGCCGATGACCAAATGGCCGACATCAGCGCGGACGATGATTTTTCCGCCATGTCGTTCGACCAGATGATGGCGACGTTATCCGGTTCGCAATACGCTTTGCTATACACCACGCGCCAGCTTGAACTATCGCGGGTGCAGCAAGCCCGTAAGAACTGGCAACGCGGGTTGATGGATGCCCAATATCAGGTAGAAAACGCCGGGCGGTTCGTCCGGCACAGTACACCGCTACTAAATCAGTTGGAAGAGGAAGCCGCCGAGTTGCGGGCTTGTTTTGGCGACCCCTACACCCTGACGGGCGTAACGATTAACGGTGTTGTTTATGCCGAGAAGTGGGGCGAAGCTGTACAACACCTGATAGAGCAGGTTAAGGGACTTGTTAAACGCAGAGTTGAGGAAGCAAGAAGCATCCAGATAAACGGCCTGACGTTGACCCTAACCGGGGAGCGTTCACAGGAATTAATAGGCGACTTTTTGCCCGGTCAGGCCGTAGTGCGGTACAGTTGGGGCCGTAGTTTATCGGGCGTGGTGGGTTCATCGAACGGGCTATTTTCGTCGCTCAAAGCCGCCGTTGCCCGTGCCTATGAAGCCCCCGCCAACCTGCGCCACGAACTGGAACGCGCCCGGCTGATTGAACAGGAGTTTAGCCGCAAATTGGCCCAACCTTTCCGGCAGGAGGCCCAACTACACCAATTAGAAGCAGAAGTTGCCGACCTGAAACGCCGGATGGAAACTGAAAACGAACCAGAGCCAGCCGCCGAACTCGTAGCCTAA
- a CDS encoding GIY-YIG nuclease family protein, whose translation MGKEYIYVLSEQGRQTDLIKVGRTEIHPFIRAQALSKGQPDAKTVEWHMEVPDSRIAEKLAHTALKKYRYNGEYFQIDPCAAVAIIKKKVVGHFKLTETFCYDGDKLRAQAKILAAQPPASIPTAKPKLSKPTKSTLSEIKPEQESTLVSQENLNHLDRLEKFVHDVHAKWQKTHRGLGGLFSKVVGDEGEAYILKILSNKHGFDAVLTPASQTPVDVFGIKWRGYFYHIVMVQVKTSTEKSVYKLNSKELTAITDFGRFVKEEYLNSPLYESFNQKPVAFSVGLANVKNHRPNQPRCTLVEAEFINWYWSKLPRDKVARIKELIDETHVLR comes from the coding sequence ATGGGGAAGGAATACATCTACGTGTTGAGTGAGCAAGGCCGCCAGACTGACTTGATCAAGGTTGGTAGAACCGAAATTCATCCATTTATACGTGCGCAAGCACTGTCAAAAGGGCAACCCGATGCTAAAACAGTCGAATGGCATATGGAGGTACCCGATTCAAGAATAGCTGAAAAGTTGGCCCACACGGCCCTTAAAAAATATAGGTACAACGGGGAATATTTTCAAATAGACCCGTGTGCTGCCGTCGCGATTATTAAGAAGAAAGTTGTCGGGCATTTTAAACTCACTGAGACTTTCTGCTACGACGGCGATAAACTTCGAGCACAAGCGAAGATACTTGCAGCACAACCTCCTGCTTCGATACCGACAGCAAAACCCAAGTTGAGTAAGCCGACCAAATCAACTCTGAGTGAGATTAAACCCGAGCAGGAGTCAACTCTGGTTTCACAGGAGAATTTAAATCACTTGGATAGACTTGAAAAGTTTGTCCATGATGTCCATGCTAAGTGGCAAAAGACACATCGAGGGTTGGGAGGGTTGTTTTCGAAAGTCGTTGGTGATGAAGGCGAGGCTTATATACTGAAGATTTTATCCAACAAACATGGTTTTGATGCTGTCTTGACACCGGCCAGCCAAACCCCTGTTGATGTGTTCGGAATCAAATGGCGCGGCTATTTTTATCACATCGTGATGGTTCAGGTGAAGACTTCAACAGAAAAATCAGTTTATAAGCTCAACTCAAAAGAGCTGACTGCTATTACAGATTTTGGCCGGTTTGTCAAGGAGGAGTATCTAAATTCCCCACTCTATGAGTCATTCAATCAAAAACCGGTTGCCTTCTCAGTCGGATTAGCCAACGTTAAAAATCATCGCCCAAATCAGCCCCGTTGTACATTGGTCGAGGCCGAATTTATAAACTGGTATTGGAGCAAGTTACCCAGAGATAAAGTGGCTCGTATTAAAGAGTTAATTGACGAAACGCACGTTTTAAGATAA